In the Nicotiana tabacum cultivar K326 chromosome 16, ASM71507v2, whole genome shotgun sequence genome, one interval contains:
- the LOC107776783 gene encoding uncharacterized protein LOC107776783 isoform X3: MGKSAKKSATKVDAAVVAPTKPLKKGKREAEDEIEKIVSAKKQKKNVAVAQTLEKKKSDPKTQKKKKQESSSSDDSSESEDEKPTKAVAPPKKVAPAKNGELASSSDDSDSSEDEAPPPKKVVAASAKNGVAAKKKDESSDDSSSEDDSSSEEDVPAAKKPAANGSAAVSKKDESSDESSSEDDSSSEDDAVAKKAAPKKGLATAAKKEESSDDSSSDDDEPASKVAAAQPAKAPQAAKKTGDSSEETDSDEDDSDSDADKGKAAAVSKKKVESSSDSSDDESEESDEEESQKKRIKPSSTPAVSKKESSSEESSEEDESEEEEDEKPSKTPKKDADVEMVDADSSKAQKTPITPKAQTPGTKTLFVGNLSYSVEQADVENFFKDAGEVQEVRFSTHEDGSFKGYGHVEFVTAEAAHKALELNGQDLLGRAVRLDLARERGEYTPRTGREENSFQRQGRSEGTTIFVRGFDKNEAEDQIRSSLEEHFASCGKIFKTRIPTDPEGYIKGMAYIEFANGDGDTLNKALELDGSEVGGYNLTVQEAKPRGDSSGGGRGFGGRSGGRGGGRDSGGRFGGRFGGRGGGRFGSGGRSGGGGGRFGGGGRFGGGGRGRGTPNRPSFTPSGKKTTFNDE, encoded by the exons ATGGGTAAATCTGCTAAGAAGTCCGCCACCAAG GTTGATGCTGCTGTAGTTGCTCCCACCAAACCCTTGAAGAAAG GGAAGAGGGAAGCTGAGGATGAAATTGAGAAGATAGTGAGTGCAAAGAAGCAGAAGAAAAATGTGGCTGTAGCACAAACTCTTGAGAAAAAAAAGAGTGATCCAAAgactcaaaagaaaaagaaacaagaaagcaGCTCCTCTGACGATAGTTCTGAGTCAGAAGATGAGAAG CCTACTAAAGCAGTGGCGCCTCCTAAGAAAGTGGCTCCTGCCAAAAATGGGGAATTAGCCAGCAGTTCAGATGATTCAGATTCTTCCGAGGATGAA GCTCCTCCTCCTAAGAAGGTTGTTGCAGCTTCAGCTAAGAATGGTGTAGCTGCTAAGAAGAAAGATGAGTCAAGTGATGATTCTAGTTCAGAGGATGATAGCAGCTCTGAGGAAGATGTACCTGCAGCCAAGAAACCTGCTGCTAATGGCTCTGCTGCAGTTTCTAAGAAAGATGAGTCAAGTGATGAGTCTAGTTCTGAGGATGATAGCAGCTCTGAGGATGATGCTGTTGCTAAGAAGGCTGCACCTAAAAAGGGTCTTGCTACTGCCGCCAAGAAGGAAGAATCCAGTGATGACTCCAGTTCAGATGATGAT GAACCTGCCTCTAAGGTAGCTGCTGCTCAACCAGCAAAAGCTCCTCAAGCTGCGAAGAAGACTGGTGACAGCTCCGAAGAAACCGACTCTGATGAAGATGATTCTGATTCTGATGCAGACAAG gGAAAGGCTGCTGCTGTATCTAAAAAGAAGGTTGAGTCTAGCAGCGACAGCTCTGATGACGAATCTGAAGAAAGTGATGAAGAAGAGTCGCAAAAAAAAAGGATCAAG CCCTCTAGCACTCCAGCTGTCTCCAAGAAGGAGAGTAGTTCTGAGGAATCTTCTGAGGAAGACGagtctgaagaagaagaggatgagaAACCATCCAAAACTCCCAAGAAG GATGCTGATGTAGAAATGGTTGATGCTGATTCCTCTAAAGCT CAAAAGACCCCTATTACCCCTAAAGCTCAGACTCCAGGGACAAAAACATTGTTTGTTGGAAATCTATCCTATTCTGTTGAACAGGCCGATGT GGAGAATTTCTTCAAAGATGCTGGGGAAGTTCAGGAAGTGCGCTTTTCTACACATGAAGATGGTTCTTTTAAGGGCTATGGTCATGTTGAATTTGTAACTGCTGAAGCTGCACATAAG GCACTTGAACTAAATGGACAAGACCTCTTGGGCCGTGCTGTGAGATTAGACCTGGCTCGAGAGAGGGGAGAATATACACCACGAACTGG GAGAGAAGAAAACTCATTCCAGAGGCAAGGTAGAAGTGAAGGAACAACAATTTTTGTTAGGGGTTTTGACAAAAATGAGGCCGAAGACCAG ATTAGGAGTTCACTTGAGGAGCATTTTGCATCTTGTGGGAAGATCTTTAAAACAAGAATTCCTACAGACCCAGAAGGCTATATTAAAGG GATGGCTTATATTGAGTTTGCAAATGGTGATGGTGATACTTTGAACAAAGCTCTGGAACTAGATGGATCAGAAGTTGGAGGTTATAACTTGACAGTGCAAGAGGCAAAGCCAAGGGGTGACAGTTCTGGTGGAGGCAGAGGTTTTGGTGGTAGAAGTGGTGGTAGGGGAGGTGGTAGAGATAGTGGTGGCCGCTTTGGTGGCCGCTTTGGTGGCCGCGGTGGTGGACGCTTTGGTAGTGGTGGCCGTAGTGGTGGTGGCGGCGGCCGTTTCGGTGGTGGTGGCCGTTTTGGTGGTGGAGGCAGAGGACGGGGAACTCCCAACAGGCCAAGCTTCACTCCATCTG GTAAGAAGACAACCTTTAATGATGAGTAA
- the LOC107776783 gene encoding uncharacterized protein LOC107776783 isoform X2: protein MGKSAKKSATKVDAAVVAPTKPLKKGKREAEDEIEKIVSAKKQKKNVAVAQTLEKKKSDPKTQKKKKQESSSSDDSSESEDEKPTKAVAPPKKVAPAKNGELASSSDDSDSSEDEAPPPKKVVAASAKNGVAAKKKDESSDDSSSEDDSSSEEDVPAAKKPAANGSAAVSKKDESSDESSSEDDSSSEDDAVAKKAAPKKGLATAAKKEESSDDSSSDDDEPASKVAAAQPAKAPQAAKKTGDSSEETDSDEDDSDSDADKGKAAAVSKKKVESSSDSSDDESEESDEEESQKKRIKPSSTPAVSKKESSSEESSEEDESEEEEDEKPSKTPKKQDADVEMVDADSSKAQKTPITPKAQTPGTKTLFVGNLSYSVEQADVENFFKDAGEVQEVRFSTHEDGSFKGYGHVEFVTAEAAHKALELNGQDLLGRAVRLDLARERGEYTPRTGREENSFQRQGRSEGTTIFVRGFDKNEAEDQIRSSLEEHFASCGKIFKTRIPTDPEGYIKGMAYIEFANGDGDTLNKALELDGSEVGGYNLTVQEAKPRGDSSGGGRGFGGRSGGRGGGRDSGGRFGGRFGGRGGGRFGSGGRSGGGGGRFGGGGRFGGGGRGRGTPNRPSFTPSGKKTTFNDE, encoded by the exons ATGGGTAAATCTGCTAAGAAGTCCGCCACCAAG GTTGATGCTGCTGTAGTTGCTCCCACCAAACCCTTGAAGAAAG GGAAGAGGGAAGCTGAGGATGAAATTGAGAAGATAGTGAGTGCAAAGAAGCAGAAGAAAAATGTGGCTGTAGCACAAACTCTTGAGAAAAAAAAGAGTGATCCAAAgactcaaaagaaaaagaaacaagaaagcaGCTCCTCTGACGATAGTTCTGAGTCAGAAGATGAGAAG CCTACTAAAGCAGTGGCGCCTCCTAAGAAAGTGGCTCCTGCCAAAAATGGGGAATTAGCCAGCAGTTCAGATGATTCAGATTCTTCCGAGGATGAA GCTCCTCCTCCTAAGAAGGTTGTTGCAGCTTCAGCTAAGAATGGTGTAGCTGCTAAGAAGAAAGATGAGTCAAGTGATGATTCTAGTTCAGAGGATGATAGCAGCTCTGAGGAAGATGTACCTGCAGCCAAGAAACCTGCTGCTAATGGCTCTGCTGCAGTTTCTAAGAAAGATGAGTCAAGTGATGAGTCTAGTTCTGAGGATGATAGCAGCTCTGAGGATGATGCTGTTGCTAAGAAGGCTGCACCTAAAAAGGGTCTTGCTACTGCCGCCAAGAAGGAAGAATCCAGTGATGACTCCAGTTCAGATGATGAT GAACCTGCCTCTAAGGTAGCTGCTGCTCAACCAGCAAAAGCTCCTCAAGCTGCGAAGAAGACTGGTGACAGCTCCGAAGAAACCGACTCTGATGAAGATGATTCTGATTCTGATGCAGACAAG gGAAAGGCTGCTGCTGTATCTAAAAAGAAGGTTGAGTCTAGCAGCGACAGCTCTGATGACGAATCTGAAGAAAGTGATGAAGAAGAGTCGCAAAAAAAAAGGATCAAG CCCTCTAGCACTCCAGCTGTCTCCAAGAAGGAGAGTAGTTCTGAGGAATCTTCTGAGGAAGACGagtctgaagaagaagaggatgagaAACCATCCAAAACTCCCAAGAAG CAGGATGCTGATGTAGAAATGGTTGATGCTGATTCCTCTAAAGCT CAAAAGACCCCTATTACCCCTAAAGCTCAGACTCCAGGGACAAAAACATTGTTTGTTGGAAATCTATCCTATTCTGTTGAACAGGCCGATGT GGAGAATTTCTTCAAAGATGCTGGGGAAGTTCAGGAAGTGCGCTTTTCTACACATGAAGATGGTTCTTTTAAGGGCTATGGTCATGTTGAATTTGTAACTGCTGAAGCTGCACATAAG GCACTTGAACTAAATGGACAAGACCTCTTGGGCCGTGCTGTGAGATTAGACCTGGCTCGAGAGAGGGGAGAATATACACCACGAACTGG GAGAGAAGAAAACTCATTCCAGAGGCAAGGTAGAAGTGAAGGAACAACAATTTTTGTTAGGGGTTTTGACAAAAATGAGGCCGAAGACCAG ATTAGGAGTTCACTTGAGGAGCATTTTGCATCTTGTGGGAAGATCTTTAAAACAAGAATTCCTACAGACCCAGAAGGCTATATTAAAGG GATGGCTTATATTGAGTTTGCAAATGGTGATGGTGATACTTTGAACAAAGCTCTGGAACTAGATGGATCAGAAGTTGGAGGTTATAACTTGACAGTGCAAGAGGCAAAGCCAAGGGGTGACAGTTCTGGTGGAGGCAGAGGTTTTGGTGGTAGAAGTGGTGGTAGGGGAGGTGGTAGAGATAGTGGTGGCCGCTTTGGTGGCCGCTTTGGTGGCCGCGGTGGTGGACGCTTTGGTAGTGGTGGCCGTAGTGGTGGTGGCGGCGGCCGTTTCGGTGGTGGTGGCCGTTTTGGTGGTGGAGGCAGAGGACGGGGAACTCCCAACAGGCCAAGCTTCACTCCATCTG GTAAGAAGACAACCTTTAATGATGAGTAA
- the LOC107776783 gene encoding uncharacterized protein LOC107776783 isoform X1 has protein sequence MGKSAKKSATKVDAAVVAPTKPLKKGKREAEDEIEKIVSAKKQKKNVAVAQTLEKKKSDPKTQKKKKQESSSSDDSSESEDEKPTKAVAPPKKVAPAKNGELASSSDDSDSSEDEAPPPKKVVAASAKNGVAAKKKDESSDDSSSEDDSSSEEDVPAAKKPAANGSAAVSKKDESSDESSSEDDSSSEDDAVAKKAAPKKGLATAAKKEESSDDSSSDDDEPASKVAAAQPAKAPQAAKKTGDSSEETDSDEDDSDSDADKGKAAAVSKKKVESSSDSSDDESEESDEEESQKKRIKPSSTPAVSKKESSSEESSEEDESEEEEDEKPSKTPKKDADVEMVDADSSKAQKTPITPKAQTPGTKTLFVGNLSYSVEQADVENFFKDAGEVQEVRFSTHEDGSFKGYGHVEFVTAEAAHKALELNGQDLLGRAVRLDLARERGEYTPRTGREENSFQRQGRSEGTTIFVRGFDKNEAEDQIRSSLEEHFASCGKIFKTRIPTDPEGYIKGMAYIEFANGDGDTLNKALELDGSEVGGYNLTVQEAKPRGDSSGGGRGFGGRSGGRGGGRDSGGRFGGRFGGRGGGRFGSGGRSGGGGGRFGGGGRFGGGGRGRGTPNRPSFTPSGNVILNINFTSHCFLG, from the exons ATGGGTAAATCTGCTAAGAAGTCCGCCACCAAG GTTGATGCTGCTGTAGTTGCTCCCACCAAACCCTTGAAGAAAG GGAAGAGGGAAGCTGAGGATGAAATTGAGAAGATAGTGAGTGCAAAGAAGCAGAAGAAAAATGTGGCTGTAGCACAAACTCTTGAGAAAAAAAAGAGTGATCCAAAgactcaaaagaaaaagaaacaagaaagcaGCTCCTCTGACGATAGTTCTGAGTCAGAAGATGAGAAG CCTACTAAAGCAGTGGCGCCTCCTAAGAAAGTGGCTCCTGCCAAAAATGGGGAATTAGCCAGCAGTTCAGATGATTCAGATTCTTCCGAGGATGAA GCTCCTCCTCCTAAGAAGGTTGTTGCAGCTTCAGCTAAGAATGGTGTAGCTGCTAAGAAGAAAGATGAGTCAAGTGATGATTCTAGTTCAGAGGATGATAGCAGCTCTGAGGAAGATGTACCTGCAGCCAAGAAACCTGCTGCTAATGGCTCTGCTGCAGTTTCTAAGAAAGATGAGTCAAGTGATGAGTCTAGTTCTGAGGATGATAGCAGCTCTGAGGATGATGCTGTTGCTAAGAAGGCTGCACCTAAAAAGGGTCTTGCTACTGCCGCCAAGAAGGAAGAATCCAGTGATGACTCCAGTTCAGATGATGAT GAACCTGCCTCTAAGGTAGCTGCTGCTCAACCAGCAAAAGCTCCTCAAGCTGCGAAGAAGACTGGTGACAGCTCCGAAGAAACCGACTCTGATGAAGATGATTCTGATTCTGATGCAGACAAG gGAAAGGCTGCTGCTGTATCTAAAAAGAAGGTTGAGTCTAGCAGCGACAGCTCTGATGACGAATCTGAAGAAAGTGATGAAGAAGAGTCGCAAAAAAAAAGGATCAAG CCCTCTAGCACTCCAGCTGTCTCCAAGAAGGAGAGTAGTTCTGAGGAATCTTCTGAGGAAGACGagtctgaagaagaagaggatgagaAACCATCCAAAACTCCCAAGAAG GATGCTGATGTAGAAATGGTTGATGCTGATTCCTCTAAAGCT CAAAAGACCCCTATTACCCCTAAAGCTCAGACTCCAGGGACAAAAACATTGTTTGTTGGAAATCTATCCTATTCTGTTGAACAGGCCGATGT GGAGAATTTCTTCAAAGATGCTGGGGAAGTTCAGGAAGTGCGCTTTTCTACACATGAAGATGGTTCTTTTAAGGGCTATGGTCATGTTGAATTTGTAACTGCTGAAGCTGCACATAAG GCACTTGAACTAAATGGACAAGACCTCTTGGGCCGTGCTGTGAGATTAGACCTGGCTCGAGAGAGGGGAGAATATACACCACGAACTGG GAGAGAAGAAAACTCATTCCAGAGGCAAGGTAGAAGTGAAGGAACAACAATTTTTGTTAGGGGTTTTGACAAAAATGAGGCCGAAGACCAG ATTAGGAGTTCACTTGAGGAGCATTTTGCATCTTGTGGGAAGATCTTTAAAACAAGAATTCCTACAGACCCAGAAGGCTATATTAAAGG GATGGCTTATATTGAGTTTGCAAATGGTGATGGTGATACTTTGAACAAAGCTCTGGAACTAGATGGATCAGAAGTTGGAGGTTATAACTTGACAGTGCAAGAGGCAAAGCCAAGGGGTGACAGTTCTGGTGGAGGCAGAGGTTTTGGTGGTAGAAGTGGTGGTAGGGGAGGTGGTAGAGATAGTGGTGGCCGCTTTGGTGGCCGCTTTGGTGGCCGCGGTGGTGGACGCTTTGGTAGTGGTGGCCGTAGTGGTGGTGGCGGCGGCCGTTTCGGTGGTGGTGGCCGTTTTGGTGGTGGAGGCAGAGGACGGGGAACTCCCAACAGGCCAAGCTTCACTCCATCTGGTAATGTCATACTTAATATAAATTTTACT TCTCATTGTTTTCTTGGCTAA